A window of Miscanthus floridulus cultivar M001 unplaced genomic scaffold, ASM1932011v1 os_1442, whole genome shotgun sequence genomic DNA:
ATTTATGTCCACGGCAACAGGCTGCTGCGCCACGGCGACTTCCAGCGCTGCTTCGTTGTTTTGATCCACCAACTTCTTGCCTCTGATCTTGGCGACGTGGTTGCGCACCTTGTCGGGCTTGCATTTGCCCTGCTGCCCCTCGGGCGGGTAGTACGGGTAGTCGGACTCGGTGGTGAGGCCGCCGTTAGCGGCCACCCAGTCCATGGCAACCCCAGGGTCGCCGCCGTCGCAGCCATTGTTGGGCGAGGACCTCGAGCAGTCCAGGAGCTCCTTCTCCGATAGGGAGACGAGCTGGCCCGTCCGTATCTTGTGCAGGCCTTCGATCGACGCCACCGTCGCGAATGCCCAACAACTGCCTGCAAGGAGAGGGGCATCGTCGTCGATCATCTATCATGACAGTGCGTGTGTTTTTTTTTGTCCCGTATACGTTGTAGGAATATGCGTGTGATACGGTGATTGGTAAATATTTTTCTACGAGTATTTGTTTACCACAAGATCCTTGGTTCTTGACCGGCGTCACCGCACCCTTGGTCCTCCAGTCCACGCTTTCGGGGACGTCGACGTCCGTCGTGGAGTTCCAGTTCCAGTGGCGACGACCGCCGTCGCTGACGGGGCCAGCGCGCGTTGTGATGAGCTCCCGGTGCCTCGCGGCGGCGGCCTCTGGTGCGCGCAGGCGCGGCATGGTGTGCGTGGCGAGGAACTCCTCGCTGGTGAGGTCCGTGAATGGGGTCTCGCCGAGCTGGTACGAGAGGCCGCGCCGGTTCGTGGCCTCGATTAGCTCCATGTTCTGGCGGTACACCTCGAACCGGCGCAGACGCTCCGCGGCGGTCACGTACGAGCGGTTGTACGTGGCCTGCCACGCTCGGAACCGGTCCATCATCAGCATGTCTTCCACGTCCACGCGGCCGCCGGACGCCGCGCCGGCCAGGAGCAGGCAGGCGTACAGGAGAGCAAGAGCTTGCTGGTAACGCGAGGCAGCCATGATCGATGTCTTCGGGCTGCTGTGTGCCTGGCTTGAGCTTGTACTGAGTGAGCAGCCATGGACGGGTTTATATAGCGGTCTGGCGATCGCTCGCCATGCGCATCTTCGCATCTCTGGACTGGAGTGGACGAAGAAATATCGGAGGTAAAGTGATCGGAATCAGTGCGGTATACCGGTGCTCGCGTGGCCGAGAATTCATGGCAGCACTAGAGATGGTGCAAGTGCAATTGCTTTTGATGCAGCACC
This region includes:
- the LOC136534034 gene encoding senescence-specific cysteine protease SAG39-like, producing MAASRYQQALALLYACLLLAGAASGGRVDVEDMLMMDRFRAWQATYNRSYVTAAERLRRFEVYRQNMELIEATNRRGLSYQLGETPFTDLTSEEFLATHTMPRLRAPEAAAARHRELITTRAGPVSDGGRRHWNWNSTTDVDVPESVDWRTKGAVTPVKNQGSCGSCWAFATVASIEGLHKIRTGQLVSLSEKELLDCSRSSPNNGCDGGDPGVAMDWVAANGGLTTESDYPYYPPEGQQGKCKPDKVRNHVAKIRGKKLVDQNNEAALEVAVAQQPVAVDINSETLQHYNGGVISGPCDPDKIDHGVTVVGYGAESGGRKYWIAKNSWGENWGEKGYFRLERRIKDNRGTCGIATWANYPVM